A single Pseudomonadota bacterium DNA region contains:
- a CDS encoding sulfatase produces the protein MAGAGPGTAGQAPVPPPRPNILFIFTDDHAYQAISAYGSRINQTPHLDRIANEGMRFDRALVTNSICGPMRATILTGKYSHLHGFMVNDNARFDGSQQTFPKLLQQAGYQTAVIGKWHLYSTPTGFDHYEVLIGQGEYYNPELTTVNGRRTYTGYTTDIIADLTLEWLQQQRNPNKPFMLMYQHKAPHRRWDPGPKHLTLYDGIDIPEPDTLFDDWSGRGTAAKTQDMTIAETMDERDLKLITPAILTPDQRRLWEAAYGPKNQAFRAANLSGPDLVRWKYQRYIKDYLRCVASLDDNVGRVLAYLDQSGLAASTIVVYASDQGFFLGEHGWFDKRWMYEQSFRTPMLIRWPGVVRAGSINADLVSTLDLPETFLEAAGVQVPGDMQGASLLPLLLGQTPAAWRKSFYYHYYEHPGWHYVRRHYGVANARYKLMHFYEPNLNEWEMYDLQMDPKEMRSVYNDPGYVQVRSELMAELGRLRAELKVPVQDPPGSVVSNPPPRVRPLP, from the coding sequence ATGGCCGGTGCCGGGCCAGGGACGGCAGGCCAGGCCCCGGTTCCACCGCCGCGCCCGAACATCCTGTTCATCTTCACGGACGACCACGCCTACCAGGCCATCAGCGCCTACGGCTCCAGGATCAACCAGACCCCCCATCTCGATCGCATCGCAAACGAAGGCATGCGCTTCGATCGAGCGTTGGTGACCAACAGCATTTGCGGGCCGATGCGCGCCACGATCCTGACGGGCAAGTACAGCCATCTGCATGGTTTCATGGTCAACGACAACGCCCGGTTCGACGGAAGCCAGCAGACGTTCCCAAAGCTCCTGCAGCAGGCAGGCTATCAGACCGCAGTCATAGGCAAGTGGCACCTGTACTCCACGCCCACGGGCTTCGACCACTACGAAGTCCTGATCGGTCAGGGCGAGTACTACAACCCCGAGCTGACGACGGTGAACGGACGGCGCACGTATACCGGCTACACAACCGATATCATCGCCGACCTGACGCTCGAGTGGCTGCAGCAACAGCGCAATCCGAACAAACCCTTCATGCTGATGTACCAGCACAAGGCGCCGCACCGGCGCTGGGATCCTGGACCGAAGCACCTCACGCTCTACGACGGCATCGACATTCCGGAGCCCGACACGTTGTTCGACGATTGGTCGGGCCGGGGTACTGCTGCCAAGACCCAGGATATGACGATCGCCGAAACCATGGACGAGCGAGACCTGAAGCTCATCACGCCGGCAATCCTGACACCCGACCAGCGCAGGCTGTGGGAGGCAGCCTACGGTCCCAAGAATCAAGCGTTTCGGGCAGCCAACCTGAGCGGGCCGGACCTCGTGCGCTGGAAATACCAACGCTACATCAAAGACTACCTGCGCTGCGTGGCCTCGCTCGACGACAACGTGGGTCGAGTCCTCGCTTACCTGGATCAGAGCGGTTTGGCCGCCAGCACGATCGTGGTCTACGCTTCGGACCAAGGTTTTTTCCTGGGCGAACACGGCTGGTTCGACAAGCGCTGGATGTACGAGCAATCGTTCCGCACGCCCATGCTCATCCGCTGGCCCGGGGTGGTTCGGGCGGGAAGCATCAACGCCGATCTCGTTTCCACGCTCGACCTGCCGGAGACGTTCCTTGAAGCCGCGGGCGTTCAGGTGCCCGGCGATATGCAGGGCGCGAGCCTTTTGCCGCTGCTCTTGGGGCAGACTCCGGCCGCCTGGCGCAAGAGCTTCTACTACCACTACTACGAGCATCCAGGCTGGCACTACGTACGCAGGCACTACGGCGTGGCCAACGCGCGCTACAAGCTCATGCACTTTTACGAGCCTAATCTGAACGAGTGGGAGATGTACGATCTGCAGATGGATCCCAAGGAGATGAGGAGCGTGTACAACGATCCAGGCTACGTCCAAGTTCGGAGCGAGCTGATGGCGGAGCTAGGACGCCTGCGCGCCGAGCTCAAGGTGCCCGTTCAGGATCCCCCGGGCTCCGTTGTCAGCAATCCGCCGCCAAGAGTCCGCCCTTTGCCCTAA